From one Lycium barbarum isolate Lr01 chromosome 6, ASM1917538v2, whole genome shotgun sequence genomic stretch:
- the LOC132598971 gene encoding pathogenesis-related homeodomain protein, with translation MSTLGNTAVSPEKVATTTAGGHYTASAAGNMSENPGVEESGQACENTVQNLNQSECREKTPGQPRKRKSISGSPISSTRLLRSRSKEKSGAPEANNTVVTRDAIEEKKRKRRKKKHSKDIAVNEFTRIRAHLRYLLHRIQYEQTLIEAYSGEGWKGQSLEKIKLEKELQRAKTHIFRYKLKIRDLFQRLDTLLAEGRLPASLFDNEGEIDSEDIFCAKCGSKDLLADNDIILCDGACERAFHQLCVEPPLLKEDIPPDDEGWLCPGCDCKVDCIDLLNDLQGTVLSVTDSWEKVYSKEAAAASGEKLDDISGLPSDDSEDDDYNPENPDVEKNDSEDESSSDESDFYSASEDLAEAPPKDDEILGLPSDDSEDDDFNPDDPDKEPAKTESSSSDFTSDSEDLGLIVDTNRLPGDDQGVSSPVDNSRPNSASQVEKANVGKAKRNSLKDELSYLTQSVSPLVSAKRHLERLDYKKLHNETYGNGSSDSSDDEDFEGGPSPKVRKIRNAKAAMASPSSTPADIKDQNGKRKGSGHTSDGGHSEKLKVGGVDTSESHSSGKRKTYGEAATKRLYESFKDNQYPDRDAKEKLGKELGLTAHQVSKWFENARHCRRHSSHWDSIMSQKVSKESPSSSQIIGEPLGTESKSILNDASCNGVEKFEPLKQCLNGEKSPAIDNSEGDLLIQESSGKESSKPKAKNDATIQGSDDTPPSKTSKKQNAKVDTTDSQNDDMTDQGSDDTPRNKTSKKPNVKVDTPNSQNVRRSSRLQKQG, from the exons ATGTCAACTCTTGGAAACACTGCAGTTTCACCTGAAAAGGTGGCAACAACAACTGCTGGGGGCCATTACACAGCATCAGCAGCAGGTAATATGTCTGAAAACCCTGGTGTTGAGGAATCAGGACAAGCATGTGAAAACACAGTTCAAAATCTTAACCAATCAGAATGTCGAGAGAAAACACCTGGTCAGCCTAGAAAAAGAAAATCTATTTCAGGATCCCCTATCAGCAGTACTAGACTTCTACGCTCAAGGTCTAAGGAGAAATCTGGAGCTCCTGAGGCAAATAATACTGTAGTAACTCGTGATGCTAttgaggaaaagaaaagaaaaaggagaaagaaaaaacatAGTAAGGATATAGCTGTGAATGAATTCACAAGAATAAGGGCCCATCTGAGGTACTTATTACATAGAATACAATATGAGCAGACCTTGATTGAAGCTTACTCTGGTGAAGGCTGGAAAGGACAAAG CTTAGAAAAGATAAAGCTGGAGAAGGAGCTACAACGAGCCAAGACCCATATTTTTCGTTACAAATTAAAAATTAGAGATTTGTTTCAACGCCTTGATACTTTACTTGCTGAAGGGAGGCTTCCGGCATCTTTATTTGACAATGAAGGGGAGATTGACAGTGAAGAT ATATTCTGTGCAAAGTGTGGCTCGAAGGATCTGCTAGCTGATAATGATATTATCCTCTGTGATGGCGCTTGTGAGCGTGCATTTCACCAGTTATGTGTGGAGCCACCTCTGTTAAAAGAAGACA TTCCACCTGATGATGAAGGCTGGCTTTGTCCTGGTTGTGATTGCAAAGTTGACTGCATTGACTTGCTTAATGATCTTCAAGGAACAGTCCTTTCCGTTACTGACAGCTGGGAG AAAGTATATTCCAAGGAAGCTGCTGCTGCGTCCGGGGAAAAGCTGGATGATATTTCTGGACTTCCATCAGATGACTCGGAGGACGATGACTACAACCCTGAAAATCCAGATGTAGAAAAAAATGATTCGGAAGATGAATCCAGTTCTGATGAATCTGATTTTTACTCTGCATCTGAAGACCTGGCAGAAGCCCCTCCTAAAGATGATGAGATTTTGGGGCTTCCTTCTGATGACTCAGAAGATGATGACTTTAATCCTGATGATCCAGATAAGGAGCCGGCTAAAACAGAAAGTTCAAGTTCCGACTTTACGTCTGACTCTGAGGATCTTGGTTTGATAGTTGATACTAATAGGTTGCCAGGTGATGACCAAGGGGTTTCCAGTCCAGTAGATAACAGTAGGCCAAACTCGGCTTCCCAAGTGGAAAAAGCTAACGTTGGTAAAGCTAAAAGAAATTCGCTGAAGGATGAGTTGTCCTATCTCACGCAATCTGTTAGCCCTCTTGTCTCTGCCAAAAGGCACTTAGAGAGGTTGGACTACAAAAAGCTGCACAAT GAAACATATGGAAATGGATCTTCTGATTCTAGTGATGATGAAGATTTTGAGGGTGGTCCTTCACCCAAGGTGAGAAAGATCAGAAATGCCAAAGCTGCTATGGCTTCTCCTAGTTCGACTCCAGCAGATATCAAGGACCAAAATGGGAAACGGAAAGGGAGCGGACATACTTCTGATGGGGGACACTCTGAGAAACTCAAAGTTGGAGGCGTGGACACCTCTGAATCTCATTCAAGCGGTAAAAGAAAAACATATGGAGAAGCCGCCACCAAG AGACTCTACGAATCCTTCAAGGACAATCAGTATCCTGACCGTGACGCAAAGGAGAAGTTGGGTAAAGAATTAGGGCTAACAGCTCACCAG GTCAGTAAATGGTTTGAAAATGCTCGTCATTGCCGTCGTCATTCTTCTCACTGGGATTCAATTATGAGTCAAAAAGTGTCGAAAGAATCTCCATCCTCGTCACAGATAATTGGAGAACCACTTGGAACTGAATCTAAAAGCATCTTGAATGATGCTTCCTGCAATGGGGTTGAGAAATTTGAACCACTAAAGCAATGCCTTAATGGAGAAAAATCTCCTGCCATAGATAACAGCGAGGGAGATTTGTTGATACAGGAGTCCAGTGGAAAAGAATCTAGTAAACCAAAAGCAAAAAATGATGCAACAATTCAAGGATCGGATGACACTCCCCCCAGCAAGACTTCTAAGAAGCAGAATGCGAAGGTTGACACCACGGATTCTCAGAATGATGATATGACAGATCAAGGATCGGATGACACTCCTCGCAATAAGACTTCTAAGAAGCCAAATGTGAAGGTTGATACCCCGAATTCTCAGAATGTCCGTAGAAGTAGCAGGTTGCAGAAACAAGGCTGA